In Candidatus Omnitrophota bacterium, a single window of DNA contains:
- a CDS encoding 4Fe-4S binding protein: MSEERSVHQAALPQKMSAALATVVILTLGMLSAFTTREAPLLVAKALWICAIGFMAYRVFLTGIIGRWRSVFFIILAWSFVVHFKAQLIGLTGSAFITPEIQEVPYCHIAMSSSFLNYLYQQYLALMSGSWLKWSPLTWGALWLLVTLALGQAWCSWACMYGGLDSGFSKILRKPLVKWRGLPKGLRDLPAGILVAALLISLVTLKPVFCLWMCPLKLGTGFLEPDTLKNMLQFLSFFFIGLFFLVLLPLLTKKRAFCGLICPFGAWQSFFGRINPYRVKIDPDKCTLCEKCVSACPTFAIDKDRPIEERVLPYCNRCGECMDVCPALAIDYHLVGEKKLGIPNTWPRRLFLLSSWMVAGAVSLLFVPEALLRLWRCLPL; the protein is encoded by the coding sequence TTGTCTGAAGAGCGCAGCGTTCATCAAGCCGCCTTACCCCAAAAGATGAGTGCGGCCTTGGCAACGGTTGTGATATTGACTTTGGGGATGCTGAGCGCGTTCACCACGCGCGAGGCGCCACTCCTCGTTGCCAAGGCATTGTGGATTTGTGCTATCGGTTTCATGGCCTACCGGGTATTTCTTACCGGCATTATCGGCCGCTGGCGTTCGGTTTTCTTCATTATCCTTGCGTGGTCCTTTGTCGTCCACTTCAAAGCCCAACTGATCGGACTCACAGGGAGTGCGTTCATCACCCCTGAAATTCAGGAAGTGCCTTATTGCCACATCGCGATGAGCTCTTCCTTCCTCAATTACCTATATCAACAATATCTGGCACTGATGAGCGGAAGCTGGCTCAAGTGGTCGCCGTTGACCTGGGGAGCGCTTTGGCTTTTGGTGACCTTGGCTTTGGGCCAGGCCTGGTGTTCCTGGGCTTGCATGTACGGGGGGCTGGATTCGGGATTCTCCAAGATTTTGCGTAAGCCCCTTGTGAAATGGCGGGGTTTGCCCAAGGGCTTGCGCGATCTGCCTGCGGGTATTTTGGTCGCTGCGCTTCTGATCTCTCTGGTTACTCTCAAACCGGTCTTCTGCTTGTGGATGTGTCCTCTGAAGCTGGGCACGGGATTTTTGGAACCGGATACGCTGAAGAATATGCTCCAATTCCTGAGCTTCTTCTTCATCGGGTTGTTCTTCTTGGTGTTGCTGCCGCTTTTGACAAAGAAAAGAGCCTTCTGCGGTTTGATTTGCCCTTTTGGGGCGTGGCAGTCTTTTTTTGGCCGGATCAATCCCTACCGCGTCAAGATCGATCCCGATAAGTGCACGCTTTGCGAGAAATGTGTGAGTGCTTGTCCGACCTTTGCCATTGATAAGGACCGCCCGATAGAGGAGAGGGTGCTGCCTTATTGCAATCGCTGCGGCGAGTGCATGGATGTGTGCCCGGCTTTGGCCATTGATTATCATTTGGTGGGCGAGAAAAAGCTGGGTATTCCCAATACTTGGCCGCGGCGATTGTTTTTGCTCAGCTCTTGGATGGTGGCCGGTGCGGTTTCCCTGTTATTTGTCCCTGAGGCCCTCTTGCGTTTGTGGAGGTGCTTGCCGCTATGA
- a CDS encoding sulfite exporter TauE/SafE family protein: MTQLIAEGWALGLSTGPYCFGACVPFVVPYLFAEGLGTWRANIRVIGEFLLGRLLAYATFGMFVGWLGQSMQPHLSERVTSWALLGTALIMIIYAFNQSLPRLKFCEKFLSGKKLARMPLILGILIGINVCPPFVVGVARLLQVGGISAGLVFFLGFFVGTSLYVIPLIGLSPFTQMERLRSIGTWSALLVGTYFLVSSISALF, encoded by the coding sequence ATGACTCAGCTAATTGCCGAGGGGTGGGCGCTTGGTCTTTCCACAGGGCCCTATTGTTTTGGGGCCTGTGTGCCTTTTGTGGTGCCGTATCTGTTTGCAGAAGGCCTGGGAACGTGGCGTGCCAATATCCGTGTGATTGGAGAGTTCTTGCTGGGACGGCTCCTGGCCTATGCCACGTTTGGGATGTTTGTAGGGTGGTTAGGCCAAAGCATGCAACCCCATCTGAGTGAGAGAGTGACCTCTTGGGCTCTATTAGGGACTGCTTTAATCATGATTATCTACGCGTTTAACCAAAGTCTGCCAAGACTCAAATTCTGTGAAAAATTCTTAAGCGGGAAAAAACTTGCGCGGATGCCATTGATTTTGGGAATCCTCATCGGCATCAATGTGTGTCCTCCCTTTGTGGTCGGTGTGGCGCGTCTCTTGCAGGTTGGGGGGATCTCTGCCGGGCTTGTATTTTTTCTGGGCTTTTTTGTGGGTACCAGCTTATATGTGATCCCTCTTATCGGGCTCAGCCCTTTCACCCAGATGGAACGCCTCCGGTCCATCGGCACTTGGAGCGCCCTGCTTGTGGGCACCTATTTTCTTGTGAGCTCCATCTCCGCACTGTTCTAG
- a CDS encoding elongation factor G, producing MTVEATRVRTLALVGHAGAGKTSLAEALLHQAKLTTRLGKVEEGQTASDYRDDEIEHKHSINSSVLQIDHKNHSIHLIDTPGYADFIGEVCAALYAVDAVCVVVDATKGVEVGTEKVWRLASEANLPRAVFVSKLSKPGADFDRTLNSIQSCFGKSCVPLEAPGSAPVDLLQDGLEEDLQAYQQSLIEAVAETDDTLLERYLEEGQLPLADVKNQLRADMIAGKVVPIFCGDLLESGAVARFLDAIVELFPAPTDRPPIAEKVMDPEQEPRTRERDPSAPFSAYVFKSIIDPFVGQLTVFRVVSGSLSAHGEFTNFSKGKKERVGEIVYLRGKNTLPVEKIQTGEIGAIAKLKLTETGDSIGAKDPFIFPQPDLPNATLSISVTPKSMEDEDKISQGLHRLSQEDPTFKISRDEQTHDLLVSGLGDMHLNVMVHRLKSQYGVDVTVGTPRVSYRETFTQTVEVQGKFKKQSGGHGQYGDCHVRFEPLERGAGFEFVDEIVGGVIPRQYIPAVEKGIRDAMAKGVLAGYPLEDVRAALFHGSYHAVDSSDLAFQMAGVMALKAAAEKARPVLLEPIMKLEVIIPEEFMGAVNGDLSSRRGRVEGMGTGGAQGTQVIIAEAPLSEILRYSSELKSITGGQGTFEMKFSHYAEVPHKQAEAVIAAAQKAKEERHSK from the coding sequence ATGACGGTAGAAGCAACTCGCGTACGCACTCTTGCCCTCGTGGGACACGCAGGCGCCGGCAAGACTTCTTTAGCAGAAGCCCTCCTTCATCAGGCCAAACTCACCACCCGCTTGGGTAAGGTTGAAGAAGGGCAAACCGCCAGCGATTACCGCGATGATGAGATCGAGCACAAACACTCCATCAATAGTTCCGTTCTTCAGATTGATCACAAGAATCACAGCATTCATTTGATTGATACCCCGGGTTATGCTGACTTTATCGGCGAGGTTTGCGCTGCCCTCTATGCAGTGGATGCCGTCTGCGTTGTGGTGGACGCGACCAAGGGTGTGGAAGTGGGAACGGAAAAGGTATGGCGCCTTGCTTCGGAAGCAAATTTGCCGCGTGCGGTATTTGTGAGCAAGCTCAGTAAGCCGGGTGCGGATTTTGACAGGACGCTGAATTCCATTCAGTCCTGCTTCGGCAAATCGTGTGTGCCTCTGGAGGCTCCGGGCTCTGCGCCGGTGGACCTTTTGCAGGACGGTTTGGAGGAAGATCTGCAGGCCTATCAACAGAGCCTGATTGAGGCGGTTGCCGAGACAGACGATACTCTTTTAGAGCGGTATTTGGAAGAAGGGCAGTTGCCCCTGGCAGACGTCAAGAACCAACTGCGCGCGGATATGATTGCGGGCAAGGTTGTCCCGATCTTTTGCGGCGACCTCCTGGAATCCGGTGCGGTGGCGCGTTTCCTGGATGCGATTGTGGAGTTGTTCCCTGCGCCGACGGACCGGCCGCCTATTGCGGAAAAGGTCATGGATCCGGAGCAAGAACCCAGGACCCGCGAGCGCGATCCCTCAGCGCCTTTTAGCGCCTATGTGTTCAAGAGCATTATTGATCCGTTTGTGGGCCAGCTTACGGTTTTCCGTGTGGTCTCGGGTTCGCTCTCGGCCCACGGTGAGTTCACTAATTTCTCCAAGGGCAAGAAGGAGCGCGTGGGAGAAATCGTCTACTTGCGCGGCAAGAACACGTTGCCTGTTGAAAAGATCCAAACGGGTGAGATCGGCGCCATTGCCAAACTCAAGCTGACGGAAACAGGGGACAGTATCGGTGCCAAAGATCCGTTCATTTTTCCTCAACCGGATCTGCCCAATGCCACGCTTTCGATTTCCGTGACGCCGAAGTCCATGGAAGACGAAGACAAAATTTCGCAGGGCTTGCACCGGCTATCTCAAGAGGATCCGACTTTCAAGATTAGCCGCGATGAGCAGACCCACGACTTGTTGGTTTCCGGACTGGGCGACATGCATCTCAATGTGATGGTTCATCGCCTCAAATCCCAGTACGGGGTCGATGTCACCGTGGGGACTCCGCGCGTGTCCTACCGCGAGACCTTCACTCAGACCGTTGAGGTTCAGGGCAAATTCAAGAAGCAGAGCGGAGGCCATGGTCAGTACGGGGATTGCCACGTCAGGTTTGAACCCTTGGAGAGGGGAGCGGGCTTTGAATTTGTGGACGAGATTGTCGGCGGTGTGATTCCGCGCCAGTATATCCCGGCGGTGGAAAAGGGCATCAGGGATGCCATGGCCAAGGGAGTTCTGGCCGGCTATCCGCTGGAGGATGTGCGCGCTGCGCTATTCCACGGTTCTTATCACGCAGTGGACTCTTCGGATCTGGCCTTTCAAATGGCCGGGGTCATGGCCCTCAAGGCAGCGGCTGAAAAAGCGCGGCCTGTGCTTTTGGAGCCCATCATGAAGCTCGAGGTCATTATTCCCGAGGAGTTCATGGGGGCGGTCAACGGGGATCTCAGTTCCAGGCGCGGGCGCGTGGAAGGCATGGGGACCGGAGGGGCGCAGGGCACTCAGGTGATTATTGCCGAAGCCCCCTTGTCCGAGATTCTGCGATACTCCTCAGAGCTCAAGTCGATTACCGGGGGCCAAGGCACTTTTGAGATGAAGTTCTCTCATTACGCGGAAGTCCCTCATAAGCAGGCCGAAGCCGTGATTGCTGCCGCCCAGAAGGCCAAAGAGGAGAGGCACTCTAAATGA